The following is a genomic window from Labrus bergylta chromosome 2, fLabBer1.1, whole genome shotgun sequence.
atatGCATCAGTTTCtaatcctgtaaaaacttcaaccaatgtctgccacgaggtaccaatctgatgaaccaatcatgaacctccctgtctccctgcttgttCTCTTCCCCTTGTGTGccctagcccacactcaaagcatgagctgaggtcagCTTCTAGACCaatggcttttgagggagcacagaggggaggggctgtGTGCAGACGGaccactgagggaatgctactttcaaaattaTGCAAGTTTCTGAAAATGACCAATCCTGCCTTTAAGTAAAGAACATGCCAACAGACTTAAAGAATCACAGAATTTCAGATGCACTTTTTCATTAATACATCATCCaatttttctttcactctgttttcttctctgatCTTGCTTATATGTCACTGAATGAAATTCTTCTTACTTGTGCACCTCTGGCAGACATGACACCTTCAGGATATGTGAGACCAGATATGTTCCTTTTGCATCAACTTTAGTTGATTAGGCTGTTACATCACTAGAAGGACGCATTTggctttttgtttctctgcgtGTTAAATGGCTGTTAACATTGAGACCAGCTTCTCGACTGCGCCCCACTCAGTGGAGCTAGCTGCTAGCGCCATTAAAGAGATCACACCTCCCTGAGTCTTTGATACGTCGCATAACTTGCAGATGGAAAATGGGATCCTGCTGCCGACCCTCCAGTCTGCTCTCCCCTTCCTCGACCTCCATGGGACGCCTCGCCTGGAGTTCCATCAGTCCGTCTTCGACGAGCTCCGAGACAAGCTGATGGAGCGAGTCGCCACCATCGCGGagggaaaagaagaagacaggtGTGTCACCGGGCGTCTTTGACTTCAGAAGTGTTATCTGAGGAGAATACACGTGTTGCTATTGgttctttgtttcatttcattcttgTTACAGATACGGgaagctggaggagctgctggagaaAAGCTTTCCTCTCGTCAAAATGCCGTCCATCCAGCCGGTGGTGATGCAGGTGCTCAAACATCTACCCAAGGCAAGTGTTGTAAACGCTTATTTCGGTCACTAAAGAGTGAAAATAGAAATGTACTTTAGTAGAGTCTGAAGTATAAGCAGCACTGTTCCTGAACAGTGTTATTCTCCATTAAAACCTTCATAAAGGCTTTTTAGAACCAGCTCACTCTCCTACTGACCCCTGATATAAGAGCCCTGCTGCACCTTGTTCACCAATCATTTAATGTTACCACTGTGAGTCTAGATAACTGAACTGTTTagtttaataaatgtaatgtgTAATGTTACCAGAATAAATTTAATTTAGTgtcttccatccatccattatctttgcCGCTTTTCCCGTTTTCGGTCGCGGGATCACCCGGAGGAAActcatgcacagggagaacatgaaACCATCTTTCCATGAACTTTTGGAAACTGTTTGTGATTTGCTTTCATGGTATATAAAGAGTAACCTCTGGGAGCCAGCACTGTCATGAGATATAGTGTGGAGCAGCTCATGTTTACCACATGCTCCCTCCTGCAGGTACcagagaagaaactgaagatgGTGATGGCTGACAAAGAGCTGTACAAGGTGTGTGCAGTGGAGGTGAAGAGGCAGATCTGGCAGGATAACCAGGCTCTGTTTGGGGATGAAGTGTCTCCCCTCCTGAAGCAGTACATCGTGGAGAAGGAAGCAGCTCTGTTCAGCAGCGACCTCTCCATCCTGCACAATTTCTTCAGCCCGTCTCCCAAAACACGGCGCCAAGGAGAGGTGAGTCGCCGTCTGCACGTCAGGTGTTTTTCAGAAACACTTAACAAGGAGGTTTGAGGCTTGGAAACCCGTGTGAggagatgggttttttttttttagcttttgctGTGGTTTCTAGGTGGTTCTAAAGCTGACGCAGATGATAGGAAAGAACGTGAAGCTGTACGACATGGTGCTGCAGTTTTTACGAACACTCTTCCTGAGAACGAGAAACGTGCACTACTGCACGCTGAGGGCGGAGCTGCTGATGTCGCTTCATGACCTGGACATCAGTGAGATCTGCTCTGTGGACCCGTGTCATAAGGTGAGGTAACAGTGATGTAGGACTGTGATTATTGTATCTCTGAGGAGactttgtgttttcctgtgtgttttattttagtgacTCACGTTCTCTCTGTTGGGTTTTTGTTGTGCGTTTCCACAGTTCACTTGGTGTTTAGACGCCTGCATACGGGAGAAGTTTGTGGACGGCAAGCGAGCCAGAGAGCTGCAGGGTTTCCTGGATGGAGTGAAGAAAGGACAAGAGCAAGTCTTagggtaacaaaaaaaaaaaaaaaaaaggattgctTGAGTTTATGAAACGAGCTTGAAGGGTATACCATGAAGGGAATCAAGAGACTGAGATTTTCTTAGAGGAAGCCAGCTAGTGTGACTTCGACCTGAGAGAAGCAGGtgaaaacaagaggagagggaaaacaCAACATTGTGTTGTAGCGCTTCGGCCATGacgttaaaaataaacatccatAAACTTCTTCCTTAAACTGAAGATCTGAGGGGGGCAGATGGCCCAGTGTTTAGGTCACGCCCCATTtaggaggctatagtcctccaagcaggcagcccgggttcaagaccagcctgtggctcctttcccgcgtgTCACTCCCGACTcgtcctactctatccactgtcctatcaaatgaaggcaaaaagcccaaaactaaattagaaaaaaattaaaaaagataaagatcTGTAACGCCAGTGGAGAACATTTCCAggtaataatgaataaaaatgacgACCTCTTACAGCAGCTTTAAAGCCGTAATTTTGAACATAACCGATCAGGTAATGAgtcagttaccatggtgatctatCCAGGTTAAAAGAGAACCAGCTTCATGATGGGGAAAACTCAGACTTTTGTCTCAACAGAGCAGGATTACCTTCCAATATGGCGTCATGGTGTACCCCTCGGCTGATTGGATTACTGTGAACTTACCGTGTGTTTTTCAGGGACCTCTCCATGATCCTGTGTGACCCGTTTGCTTGTAACACCCTGGTCCTGAGTATCGTGAGGaacctgcaggagctgctgaGTCAGGACAGTTTACCCAGGgtgagcgggggggggggggggggggggggcagtgatGAGGCAAGATGCTTTGCTGAGTAGCAGGTCTTAAGTGATGTGTCACTCTTTGGTCACCTGTCATTTCTACAACAGCTAAGGTTGTCAGAATACAAGAATGTTAAACTTTGATATAATACAAGTAGAAATCTAACGATATCAATGCCTGTTTCGTAACCACGGCGACAAAActagaagtcctaggcacccaagattgggtcatttcttgtccttaatgaacaaaaatcaaactcctgcacattgtcaACATTAGACAAATACATCAACGTTTTTGTACCTGAACAAAGCTGATGAGCTATTCAAACAGTttgtcctcctctgctctctgtgcgtttttaaagagacagtaacgTAACTTTAATGCAAAAAGGACTTCAGGAATGTCCTCATTGCTTTCAGAACTGTGAATTTGAGCAGACCACTGCTGCTTTTTGTCTTTCCTGCAGAAGCTTTAGGTTAAAatgtgactgaagatctgaaggcTATTGTGAGATTTGCAATTTTACAAACTAATTAGATTACATAGCAATGTTTGTTGGACATGAGAGGTTCATGTCAGATTTTTAAGTTTCTGTTATATTTGATACTACAGAATTGGTCATTAACAACTGAGattgtttgagttttaaaaGCCTGGCATCAAAAAAGTATAAGAATAGTAGTATAAGAATctgacattttgacaaccttaataACAACAGAGGAATATGAGGTCTTCCATAATGACCTCCAAAGATACCTTAAACATAAAGAGAAATTATTCAGTTATTTATAATTATACGGTTGTGTCTGGATGAAAGAGGACTGCCATGCATTATTGAATCAGGCTGTTGTGTGTTACTGGAGTGCTTGTTTACAGAATGACAGCTACATTTAGTTTTAAAGGTGCACCAGCTTACCAAAATGAGTCTTCACAAAGAGTTCCCTCACACACTTTCATCGTATCACCAGAGTATACAatagttgttgtgtttgtgagcaGGACAGTCCGGACCTGATGCTGCTGCTCAGGATGCTCTCACTGGGTCAGGGAGCGTGGGACATGATTGACAGCCAGGTGTTTAAAGAGCCTCGTTTGGTAAGTACATCAAGTCACCTCAAATGTCTCCGCCCTTCAGATCATGATGGTTATAGTTGTCGTCCTGCTCTAAGTAGAAGCCAGATGAAGATTAATGCAGTAAACCTGTCTTTTGGTGTGCATGCTTTTTAGGATCTGGAGGTGGTGACGCGTTTCCTGCCCGCCATGATGTCAGTGGTCGTGGATGATCACACCTTCACCGTTGAGCAGAAGCTTCCCAGTGAGGAGAAGAGTTCACAGTCATACCCCACCACCCTGCCGGACGCCTTCAACAGGTGAACGAAGCCccgcaaagagagagaggctgacacGACACACATGCAGTACATTATTATTAGCACATACATTATCTAAAGATCTGCTACACTTGCTCACTTAAACATGTGCATTCATGTGCACACATGTCACATTTACTCTCACTCTTTAAGTTTTTTTAATAGCCTGATTTAACTTGTTTACTAATTGTTTGTACTGTACAATATTTTCTCATTTCTCATTTCCTATTTTTACGTTGTTTTCTAATTTAATATGTAGAGTCAGCATAAAAGAAGTGGCAAAAAAAGATAGGTTATGTAAACAAGCAGTGCTTTCTCAATCAGCATGTGTACATTGTCCCTTCATGATGAACATGCTTTGCTCTGATTTGTCGATTTATTTTGGACTCGGGACAAACATGTAGCAAACAAAGGCattgtttcaaataaaaatcaagagCAAATAGTCAATGTGAGTTATAAATAATTTGCACTCACTtcacttttgtttatttatttcagttcaGATTGTTATCACAAAATTGAACAATTTAATCCCACATCACATCCCATTTTTTTCACATATCGTGCAGGCCTAGAGTGTTTCTATTCTCACATCCTAAATGGTGACATGCTCACAACCCTATAATGCCGTGTTATACACCAACTTTCATTAAAATGACTTATATGTGTTTTAGCACGAGTTAAAGGCAGCCGTAAGGTCTAAAAttagcagcttttaaaaacctCATCAGTGAAAAGTTCTCCACACGTGAATTATATAAAACTCTTCAGTCAAAAAGGAGATGCATGGAGtgcttgaaaaatgtttttaaaattgttgaAAGGAATGAGTCCCTCTGGTGCTCTTCAGTGCGGGGATCCTACTTTGTAGAggtctgaggcactcagaggggTATGCttaaaaagcctttaatacatcagggctacagattcataGAAACATGGCAACATGTGTCAGCCATACTTCatctcttcagtgtttgttcAATAAATGGTGTTTTCTCTGTATCTGTCAGTGATGTGACGGTCCatgttcctcctcctcaggtACCTGCAGGAGAACAGGGTGGCCTGTGAGATGGGTCTGTACTACGTCCTCCACATTGCCAAACAGAGGAACAAGAATGCCTTACAGAGACTACTGCCCGCCCTCGGTGAGtaagctcccccccccccccccccctttttctgTTGAGGAAGTAAGATCTCACCACACTCGGGCATCCGTATCCCTTGTGGCGCGTTAAATGCAAGCAGCAACAGCCTGGTACATAAAACAGTTTTGGTCTGATTATTTTTAATCCACATGTGCACACACCACACCGGAGGTGAATCTTTTTATAACGCAACCGTTTTGATTATATAGaggatacgtgttatccatagttaggcgcgtagctgacctgattgacaggtgggcgtgatgtaacgatatttcaagaggcttaaaacccgcctcagctccagctctcagcctgtctttaggttgactgaaagttggaCTGAGACAGGATCCCCAGCATctcggctgctgctgatgaaccTCCAGAGTTGTGCAGATTATAGACATATGAAGCATTTGAAGCTACTCTTAGAAACAACATTacagtgttgtttttaattttaacatctttttttcttgagtCTAACAGGGAATCTTTTTGAGCAAACCGATGTGTCCGTTTCTTTCGaagcttttacttttttcattttcaagtttGTTACTGCTTCCAACGAAGGTTGTTattgtttacatatttattatattattctaAAAAATGCTTTGAATGATTAATTCCATGTGTATTGGGCAGCACTCAGGCCTAGTCCACACGTAGGCAGGTATTTCTTTTAATCTGAGGTTTTCCTCCTCATGTTTCAAAGAGGAAACACGTTCAGTTCTAAAAAAACATCTCCGTCCACCTGAAAACACTTAAGTCCCTGTTAGTCAAAAACGATGTCATTGACATGCTTAAATGTTctcgccattcctctgcaatgaccatttcatttacaaATTTGTCCATTCAGacgtctctgctcgtcaacatagtgggagagtgTCTGTGTATGGATGTGTAAACATGtgaaaagtccagttagcaacgttaacaccagcgctagtttggttatGTCTGCCATCGctctaatctcatgtaaacaaacagtgacagcGTCACagaatgaaagaagaaagaagaaatcagCACACAGTGCGACAATACAAGCCCAAAACTCTGTTTTCCCCGTCAacacataaacaccttaaactgagTTTCTGCCTGAGACTGTAAACACTTACAGGTAacagtttgaatgtttcatAATATCCACGGCGTGGTCAGTTACTTCCTGGGCCACCTGTGCTTAAAAACACCCAAACATAAGTAGTTTAAAAGAACTGAACACATCCATGTAAAGGTTGTCAGAATAAGAGCTGTATCTGCTGCTCCCCCACAGTGGAGACGTACAACGACATGGCCTTTGGAGACATCTTCCTGCACCTGCTGACTGGACACCTCACGCTGCTCTCTGACGAGTTCGGATCAGAAGAGTTCTGTTCTGTTGTCTTCGATGGCTTCCTTCTGACTTCTTATTCCAGGTGGGCTGAAAGTAGAAGATCAAATCTGCATGCACTCAGTCTTTGTGAATAAATCAGTCTGAGCTGGAATGTTGTTGTCTATAAAAATGATTCCCACCATGTGTCCTGACTCTTTGTGTTCCTGTCTGAATATCTTTCAGTAAAGAGAACGTCCACAGACACACCCTGCGCATGTTGCTGCATCTACACCACAAAGTGCTGCCATCCTACGTGGAAACTCTGCTGAAAACCCTCGAACCTCCAAAACAGGTTGGCTTCATTTCTACTCTCAGCGTGAGCTTTAAAGAAGGCCGTAGTTGTTGTGATTGGTTGAATCAAGAAGAGGAAATAACTCACTccatgtgtgtatgtctgtagAGAACAAAGAGTCTTCATATCACTTACATTTACTGATACTATTTCCCATTTACGATGTCAACGCTTCCATATGTCACTGTCAGTAACCTGCCACATGATCACTGTTCAGCCAGGTCAACATTGTTACACCTTCATAAGCTGTCGTGAAACCAGCCACTTTTAAATTGTATACTTCCGATGAGTCCGAGGTTGCTCTTTCTGTGACTCTGTTTTCATGctatattgtttttataaatatctGCACAGCCTCTATAACTCTTAACTTTGAATAAGGCTGAAAAAAGGGCACCCTACAAGAAACCATGACCCCAAATCACAGAGAAGCTCATTTGTATGGGACTAATATTACAGCAGGACCGTCTATGTGCCAAATACAGCACAATTTGTAAATACATTTCCTGTTTATTTCCTGTGTTTTACCATCACAGGGGTAATGTGATAGTAACATACCTATGTGAATCAGCACCTCAGGGATAAGGGGTAATTTGTGGTATTTTTGTAAATTGAATTATTTCCTCTGTGCCTTTTTTGCCAGAGTGGCTGCAGTGACTCCCAAATATAGAAGACAGCTTTGACATAATTTGGGGTTCAGATATTGGAGGTTTGTCTTGTGCAGCATTCAGACAAATCTCAGGAAAGAGGAAGCTCAGAGGAGTCAAATCTGGAAATGATCACATGCATCGATTCCtggatgtttattttatgtatgtTATAGCAACAGAAGGAAGTTAATGTGCCAAAGGGCCTTGACATCTTTTCAGGGAGATAGTGTTACATTTCTACTTAATTAGAGACTTTTTCTGGAAAAATGAATGTGCGAGGGATGGGTATGGGAATCAAAAAAGATGGATGTTTTGGAAGTTTtggatgaacacaaacatctcaactAATCCTTTCAACTTTAATGCAGCCTAACTAACATTTGTGAGTTTAAACAACTGTTTTATTTACACTGAGGGTAAAATTAGGTTCataggttaaaaaaagaagtctccTGTGGTCTGTGTATTTATTGTTGACATCTTTATTCACATTTCGGTACTTCCTCACCTGGACACATGTTGTTTTAGACTTTGATAGTTCTCACTCAGGTAGCGTTACATGCACCGTGTCAGCCTTGAGCAGAAAAACTGACATCATACTTTCACAAGAAAGACAGCGATAACATGCAGCGCAACATATGTGGCGGTAAACCTGCATATCTTAGAGATAGTAGTTTGGTTAACCACATGCATTTAAAGCACAAAGTGAAACCAGAGGAGACCGATCACAGGCACTTTCACATCACCTCATGTGCTAGCCCCTGTTAGCACGTCCCTGTGATGATACCAGAGTGGAGAAGATTAGCCTGctagaaatgaaaatgttgactGGAGATATGCCCCTGTTAAGTTTTTCTGATGGTGTATCTATGGCCAGAGTACAAGCCACCATCATGGTGAACAGCAGCTACGAGAGTGGAAAAGAGGTATGAGGAAAGCgcagcagaaaagagaaagtTCTCACTGCAGAGTCGTACGTTACCATCACCCGTCATTTCATTCAGAAGTGGGATTTGAAGAGTGCTGTCAGAAACACAGCGCTGATGAGAGACACGCGGACGAAAACATAAGAGAGCACCATGTTGgacttgttttttaattggGTCCGATTACTTGGTCGTGAGGTAAttgaaatgactgaaaatgCCCATCACTAGAATGTGCTGCACAAAAAGTTGAGAGCGTTGGCCCCGCCCCTAAATGAACTGAAGTGAGAGCTGTTAAGAACCAGAGTCTATAAGCGGAATCTGAATCCAAATCCTTGAAGTCCAAACTGTAAGCAACCTGAGAGATCGAGCATTTTGCACAAACATCGGTGTctggagacttttttttctgtgttgtatgTTCTGACTCTGATTCTGTGATTGTGTTCCTGGTGACCACAGAGCAGCGAGCCGGTGAAGGAGCTGTACACCCAGCTGACAGAGAAGCTGGAGGCCCAAAAGAAGAGCCCTCCACCCCCGGAGGAAACCCCATCCCTTGATCTGGGACTGCACCCAGTGACCGTCCCCACCACTGCCTCCACCCCGACCACGCCTCTCTGAGACATCAGCAGTGACTGTAAAGACAGCCAACAGCTGGCTCGTGCAtttctcaacaaaaaaaaaaaagaaaaaacaccggacatttttttgtactgtatgttttgttgtatgaagctgtttttttttttctatatcaCATCTTTTGATGTTCCTCTTTCCAGCTCTGACTGTATAGACCAGCAGTCATCTAGATTTCTTCATGAACCTTTGCATTGAATATTGGAACAGTGTTATTTTTGAGTTATCAGTAGTtcaacagaaatgtaaataaatgcgtattcagaaaaaaaactaattggTGTTGCtgtgtttcataaaaaaaaatgacaaaacgcAGTTTCACTTCTACAACACTTCATCTACTCTGTTTAAATTATGTCACCTGCCACTGATCTGCTTCCTACAGACCACACTGTTCGTCCTCTTGCAGCCACACAGGCAGAAAGTGTTAAACAGGAACAGTCGGTCTGCGTTTTAACATTTTCACAACAGCTTCAACACTGCTGGTAAGAATAACTTCTCTAAGTCTTCTCCATCGTCAAACTATACTTttatttaataacattttagCTGAGATATACAAAAGATATGCAAACCTCAAATACTGATCTTGATGATACCGTTTGGAGTTAAAGGAAACTTGAattattgaaaatgtttgaaggTATTGTGTTACCATACTCAGTGATTCTCACATAAAGATGTTAATCTAGATGTGATCCGAAGGTATACTAGCACTCATTTGAGCTTTTATTCAATTTTATAGAGATTGGCACCATTAACTAGAGGATTAaaccttctttctcttttttttacctcttgATAAATGCAGTCAGCAGATTAAATTAGTTTGTGATTAAACTAAATCATGTGAATTAAGTAGAAAACACTTACACTTTTTATGAGCGTCACGTTCTTGTGTTGGCTCTTTTGccttaacttttttttgattgatattAATTTCCTCATGAATATTTATGATTTTTGcttatttttattactataaGTAATACTTGAGCTGTTTTTGTccatgtttaaaagaaaataaagaacggccacaggggagggggagaaagtTTTGGGGTGGGGTGGAGGCTGTTTGGCCACTGTGTGGTTGTATGTTTGTACACTGTAGTTGAATCAGTCCCCGGATTGTTCaatttaatgtaaataaaaacaatgtttaaaaaaaaaaaaaaaaaacattgagtagAATAATAAAGCTATTCAgctaaaacattttctaaaatgtgtTCAGTGGACAAAAGTCCCCAAAAGATTTGCAGtccattctgtgggaaacacttgAGCTGCGTTTAAGTGGCAGGAAATCTCACCAAGCATGAGTGAGGTAAAGAGATGCGTGTCTAAATTCATGCCCTGCATTTGAAACCACAAGTACTTCTCTTAGTTCCTCCACAAAAACTAGTTTCACGTTTCAGgtcatgtttctttaaaggttTGGGAggtgtgagagaaaaagagaaagccAAGGTTTATGTTACGTTCCCCGTAGTTCTAGGGGATGC
Proteins encoded in this region:
- the nelfb gene encoding negative elongation factor B — encoded protein: MIKGEQKMFAGLPELGISNGEDLKETLTNCTEPLKAIDQFQMENGILLPTLQSALPFLDLHGTPRLEFHQSVFDELRDKLMERVATIAEGKEEDRYGKLEELLEKSFPLVKMPSIQPVVMQVLKHLPKVPEKKLKMVMADKELYKVCAVEVKRQIWQDNQALFGDEVSPLLKQYIVEKEAALFSSDLSILHNFFSPSPKTRRQGEVVLKLTQMIGKNVKLYDMVLQFLRTLFLRTRNVHYCTLRAELLMSLHDLDISEICSVDPCHKFTWCLDACIREKFVDGKRARELQGFLDGVKKGQEQVLGDLSMILCDPFACNTLVLSIVRNLQELLSQDSLPRDSPDLMLLLRMLSLGQGAWDMIDSQVFKEPRLDLEVVTRFLPAMMSVVVDDHTFTVEQKLPSEEKSSQSYPTTLPDAFNRYLQENRVACEMGLYYVLHIAKQRNKNALQRLLPALVETYNDMAFGDIFLHLLTGHLTLLSDEFGSEEFCSVVFDGFLLTSYSSKENVHRHTLRMLLHLHHKVLPSYVETLLKTLEPPKQSSEPVKELYTQLTEKLEAQKKSPPPPEETPSLDLGLHPVTVPTTASTPTTPL